In one Neobacillus sp. CF12 genomic region, the following are encoded:
- a CDS encoding PadR family transcriptional regulator: protein MKISKELLKGSTTTLILSLLNSKPMYGYEIIKELEMKSEGIFSFKEGTIYPILHTLEDKGLIISYWEEGHGKRKRKYYNINGKGKEFIKEKKEEWSIFKTAVDEVLKGEKIVWD, encoded by the coding sequence ATGAAGATTAGTAAAGAGTTGCTAAAAGGTAGTACCACTACTCTTATTTTAAGCCTACTTAATTCAAAACCAATGTATGGCTATGAAATTATTAAAGAGTTGGAAATGAAGTCTGAGGGAATTTTTAGTTTTAAAGAAGGAACGATTTATCCCATCCTGCATACCCTTGAAGATAAAGGACTGATTATTTCTTATTGGGAAGAAGGCCACGGGAAGAGAAAGAGAAAATATTATAATATCAATGGAAAAGGTAAGGAATTTATAAAGGAAAAAAAAGAAGAATGGTCAATCTTTAAGACTGCAGTGGACGAAGTGTTGAAAGGAGAGAAAATCGTATGGGATTAG